The following proteins come from a genomic window of Gemmatimonadaceae bacterium:
- a CDS encoding DUF4129 domain-containing protein, which translates to MPFLLAQQIPDHRVAAVVDSVFRGRTFQRLTLGQAIWQWFVSLVLRIFGLVMSWYQQLRASPVLFWALLVVVTALVLAIVGRAVMMWRWQHLDVARGAVWRGMGGASGQDPWAAAEALAASGDYTSAAHALYAALLESAARQQQVRLHPSKTVGDYARELRTHSSSLFGRFREFGRSYEVVIYGIGTCDAARYHQLYALAAPVVRPNG; encoded by the coding sequence ATGCCCTTCCTTCTCGCCCAACAGATCCCCGACCATCGTGTAGCCGCTGTCGTGGACAGCGTGTTCCGCGGCCGGACGTTCCAGCGCCTGACGTTGGGACAGGCCATCTGGCAGTGGTTCGTGTCGCTGGTCCTGCGCATCTTCGGCTTGGTGATGTCGTGGTATCAGCAGCTGCGTGCGTCACCGGTGTTGTTTTGGGCATTGCTGGTGGTGGTGACTGCGTTAGTCCTGGCCATCGTTGGGCGGGCGGTGATGATGTGGCGATGGCAGCATCTGGACGTGGCGCGCGGCGCTGTCTGGCGGGGCATGGGGGGCGCGAGCGGGCAAGATCCGTGGGCGGCAGCCGAGGCGCTCGCCGCGTCGGGCGACTACACGAGCGCGGCGCACGCGCTGTACGCTGCCCTGCTCGAAAGCGCAGCGCGGCAGCAGCAGGTGCGCCTGCATCCATCGAAGACGGTGGGCGACTATGCGCGCGAGCTGCGCACGCACTCGTCCTCCCTGTTCGGGAGATTTCGAGAGTTCGGCCGCTCGTACGAGGTGGTGATTTACGGCATCGGGACCTGCGACGCCGCACGATACCATCAGCTGTACGCGCTGGCAGCGCCGGTGGTGCGGCCCAATGGCTGA
- a CDS encoding DUF4350 domain-containing protein → MAERRLDRWLRPIFVLPVLGTLVLAAIISSPGGAAGAVDTRLTTYNTSPFGALAFYDVLRRLGWNVQRRRTAFRVPVDPAGTYLLMSPPYQPSATEVSALLGAVRRGATIVVSPPAGSPLADSLRIRRTQFDHDLEVVSTAAGGSDSAISLDSAAVRAGSFSRYLVPVAISERDTAPVFPPDTRTLLTVHADTSVRPAIMMRKLGMGSAVIVSDWSFARNDNVRDTSGMVLGVRLLERAGIDRTRPLVFDEFHQGYGSTNDMFEQIGEAMFKTPVGRAGVQALTAGVLLLLAVGVRPFAPRGRASIERRSPLEHVGALRLAYERIHATRLATGRLVRGLRRRHPLGAGALADDAYLKRLAERVPATASDAALLERALTTPMAVTEWVAVGVAIDHIERATTP, encoded by the coding sequence ATGGCTGAGCGACGACTCGACCGCTGGCTGCGTCCGATCTTCGTGCTGCCCGTGTTGGGCACGTTGGTGCTGGCGGCGATCATTTCTTCGCCGGGCGGCGCCGCGGGCGCCGTCGATACACGTCTCACGACGTACAACACGTCGCCGTTCGGCGCACTCGCGTTCTACGATGTGCTGCGACGCCTCGGTTGGAACGTCCAGCGCCGCCGGACGGCGTTTCGAGTGCCCGTGGACCCGGCGGGCACGTACCTGCTGATGTCGCCTCCGTATCAGCCCAGCGCCACCGAAGTGTCCGCTCTGTTAGGCGCGGTCCGGCGAGGCGCGACGATCGTCGTGTCGCCGCCTGCGGGATCGCCGTTGGCGGATTCCCTTCGCATCCGGCGGACGCAGTTCGACCACGATCTCGAGGTGGTGTCGACCGCGGCGGGCGGATCGGACAGCGCGATCTCGCTCGACTCGGCGGCCGTCCGCGCCGGCTCGTTTTCCCGCTACCTGGTTCCGGTGGCGATCTCGGAGCGCGACACGGCGCCTGTCTTTCCGCCGGACACGAGGACGCTGCTCACCGTCCATGCCGACACGAGCGTGCGGCCGGCGATCATGATGCGCAAGTTAGGCATGGGGTCGGCGGTCATCGTGTCGGACTGGTCGTTTGCGCGGAACGACAACGTGCGCGACACGTCCGGGATGGTTCTCGGGGTGCGCCTGCTGGAACGGGCAGGAATCGATCGCACGCGCCCGTTGGTATTCGATGAGTTTCATCAGGGCTACGGCAGCACGAACGACATGTTCGAGCAGATCGGAGAGGCGATGTTCAAGACGCCGGTCGGCCGAGCCGGCGTGCAGGCATTGACCGCCGGCGTGCTGCTGCTTCTGGCCGTCGGCGTTCGGCCGTTCGCGCCGCGCGGCCGTGCGAGCATCGAGCGGCGGTCGCCGCTCGAGCACGTCGGGGCGCTGCGGCTGGCCTACGAGCGGATTCACGCGACGAGGCTGGCGACCGGGCGCCTGGTGCGCGGCCTCCGCCGGCGTCATCCGTTAGGCGCTGGCGCGCTGGCCGACGATGCCTATCTGAAGCGTCTCGCGGAGCGCGTGCCGGCAACCGCGAGTGATGCAGCGCTGCTGGAGCGCGCGTTGACCACCCCGATGGCCGTCACCGAGTGGGTTGCGGTGGGCGTTGCCATCGACCACATCGAGAGGGCGACAACTCCGTGA
- a CDS encoding MoxR family ATPase produces the protein MTAEQVAERMSAVRAAVASRVVGQDTVIDEVLVAFLARGHALVEGVPGTAKTLLVRLLASTLNARFGRIQFTPDLMPSDITGTTVLQDVGRTSEFRPGPVFTDLLLADEINRAPAKTQAALLEAMQERQVTVDGTARSLGPLFTVFATQNPVEYEGTYPLPEAQLDRFLLKIKVAYPSKESELAILDNYAAGFDAERASDLRLEPVLDANSCAEVRAAADGVTVAPEVREYITQIVRATREEAALTLGGSPRATVALFRVSRAAALLAGRAFVTPDDVKDFAFPVLRHRVVVSPEVEVEGRSSDDVLQAVLMRVTAPQ, from the coding sequence ATGACCGCCGAGCAAGTGGCCGAGCGCATGTCCGCGGTGCGGGCCGCCGTGGCGTCCCGCGTCGTTGGGCAGGACACGGTAATCGACGAAGTGCTGGTTGCGTTCCTGGCGCGCGGGCATGCGCTGGTGGAAGGGGTGCCCGGCACGGCCAAGACGCTGCTCGTGCGGCTTCTCGCGAGCACGCTCAACGCGCGCTTTGGCCGCATTCAATTCACGCCGGATCTGATGCCGTCCGACATCACCGGCACCACGGTGCTGCAGGACGTGGGACGGACGAGCGAGTTTCGTCCGGGACCGGTGTTCACGGATTTGCTGCTCGCGGACGAGATCAATCGCGCGCCGGCCAAGACGCAGGCGGCGCTGCTCGAGGCGATGCAGGAGCGGCAGGTGACCGTCGACGGCACGGCGCGCTCGTTAGGCCCGCTGTTCACCGTCTTCGCGACGCAGAATCCGGTCGAGTACGAGGGCACGTATCCGCTGCCGGAGGCGCAGCTGGACCGGTTCCTGCTCAAGATCAAGGTCGCCTACCCCTCGAAGGAGTCGGAGCTGGCGATCCTGGACAACTACGCCGCTGGCTTCGACGCCGAGCGCGCGTCCGATCTGCGTCTCGAACCGGTGCTCGACGCGAACTCGTGCGCGGAGGTGCGCGCGGCTGCGGACGGCGTGACCGTGGCGCCCGAGGTGCGGGAATACATCACGCAGATCGTGCGGGCGACGCGCGAGGAGGCGGCGCTGACGTTAGGCGGATCGCCGCGCGCCACCGTCGCGCTCTTTCGTGTGTCGCGCGCGGCAGCGCTTCTCGCCGGCCGGGCCTTCGTCACCCCGGACGACGTGAAAGACTTCGCGTTCCCGGTGCTGCGGCACCGGGTCGTGGTATCGCCTGAAGTCGAAGTCGAAGGCCGCAGCAGCGACGACGTGCTGCAGGCCGTCCTGATGCGCGTCACGGCGCCGCAATGA
- the mprF gene encoding bifunctional lysylphosphatidylglycerol flippase/synthetase MprF, translating into MTPWQDTTALHRLGSYVPVNTVHYLLPSIVVAVAFGAVFFLRHKRPLQRVLRVSGSVAPVVVPRLLAATTFLAGAILIFSGATPAAAERLGWLVQVLPLPVIEFSHFFGSLAGVGLLILARGLWRRLDAAYHLAIVLLGAGALFCLLKELDVEEAVLLAAMLGALVASRRFFYRKASLFEERFTMPWIAAITLVVVGSIVLGIISYGWPDISAGTFWRFSPGAQAPRFLRSTTGVVVVLVIVAGTRLLKPARARPGLPAEADLDAVAPIVAAYPEAAANLAFLGDKALLFNDTRTGFVMYAVARRTWVALGDPVAPPEEVADLAMRFITACDKHGAWPVFYKVGMAQLHRYFDIGLSVAKLGEEARVSLGDFALEGAERRSLRRAWRTAVKEGCSFEMLPAESVGAHLSELRAVSDAWLSAKRAREKRFSLGYFADGYVRRFPTGIVRRNGAIVAFANVWPSGCHEEIEVDLMRFAPGAPPGVMRYALSEMMLWGKALGYRWFNLGMAPLSGLQSSTIAPLWHRMGTAAFGHGERFYNFQGVREFKEWFHPVWVPKYLVSPGGALRPVIMANIASLVAGGLEGVVRR; encoded by the coding sequence GTGACGCCGTGGCAGGACACGACGGCGCTGCATCGGTTAGGCAGTTACGTGCCCGTCAACACCGTGCACTACCTGCTGCCGAGCATCGTGGTGGCCGTGGCGTTCGGCGCCGTGTTTTTCCTGCGGCACAAGCGCCCCCTCCAGCGGGTGCTGCGCGTGAGCGGATCGGTGGCGCCGGTGGTGGTGCCGCGCCTGCTGGCGGCAACGACGTTTCTGGCCGGCGCGATCCTCATCTTTTCCGGTGCGACCCCGGCAGCAGCGGAGCGGTTGGGCTGGCTGGTGCAGGTACTGCCGCTGCCGGTCATCGAGTTCTCGCACTTCTTCGGCAGCCTTGCCGGCGTGGGGCTGCTGATTCTGGCCCGCGGTCTCTGGCGGCGGCTGGACGCGGCGTACCACCTGGCCATCGTGTTGTTAGGCGCCGGCGCGCTGTTCTGTCTTCTCAAGGAACTGGATGTCGAGGAGGCTGTGCTGCTGGCGGCGATGCTGGGCGCCCTGGTCGCGAGCCGGCGATTCTTCTATCGCAAAGCAAGTTTGTTCGAAGAGCGGTTCACGATGCCGTGGATCGCGGCGATCACGCTCGTGGTGGTGGGATCCATCGTGTTGGGCATCATCTCGTACGGGTGGCCCGACATCAGCGCGGGGACATTCTGGCGCTTCTCGCCGGGGGCGCAGGCGCCGCGGTTCTTGCGGTCGACGACGGGCGTGGTGGTGGTCCTGGTGATCGTGGCAGGAACGCGCCTGCTGAAGCCGGCGCGGGCGCGTCCCGGCCTGCCGGCGGAGGCGGATCTGGACGCGGTGGCGCCGATCGTCGCCGCCTACCCGGAAGCGGCCGCGAATCTCGCGTTCCTGGGTGACAAGGCGCTTCTGTTCAACGACACGCGCACGGGATTCGTGATGTACGCGGTGGCACGCCGCACATGGGTTGCGTTAGGCGATCCCGTGGCGCCGCCCGAGGAAGTCGCCGATCTGGCAATGCGGTTCATCACGGCGTGCGACAAGCACGGGGCGTGGCCGGTGTTCTACAAAGTCGGGATGGCGCAGCTGCACCGCTATTTCGACATCGGCTTGAGCGTCGCCAAGCTGGGCGAGGAGGCGCGCGTTTCGTTGGGCGATTTCGCGCTCGAGGGCGCCGAGCGCCGCAGCCTCCGGCGCGCCTGGCGGACGGCCGTCAAAGAGGGGTGCAGCTTCGAGATGCTGCCCGCGGAGTCGGTGGGCGCCCACTTGAGCGAATTGCGGGCGGTGTCGGACGCGTGGCTCTCGGCGAAGCGCGCGCGCGAAAAACGCTTTTCGCTGGGGTACTTCGCGGACGGCTATGTGCGGCGGTTCCCAACCGGGATCGTGCGACGAAACGGCGCGATCGTGGCGTTCGCCAACGTTTGGCCGTCAGGGTGTCACGAAGAGATCGAAGTCGATCTGATGCGGTTCGCGCCGGGCGCGCCGCCGGGGGTCATGCGATACGCCTTGTCCGAGATGATGCTGTGGGGAAAAGCCCTGGGCTATCGGTGGTTCAACCTCGGCATGGCGCCGCTCTCCGGATTGCAGTCGAGCACCATCGCGCCGTTATGGCATCGGATGGGGACGGCGGCGTTCGGACACGGCGAACGATTCTACAATTTTCAGGGCGTGCGTGAGTTCAAGGAGTGGTTTCACCCGGTGTGGGTGCCCAAGTATCTCGTGTCGCCGGGCGGCGCGCTGCGACCGGTGATCATGGCGAACATCGCATCGCTCGTGGCGGGTGGATTGGAAGGCGTCGTCCGGCGCTAA